The proteins below come from a single Pleuronectes platessa chromosome 3, fPlePla1.1, whole genome shotgun sequence genomic window:
- the mttp gene encoding microsomal triglyceride transfer protein large subunit, with protein MLPLVVFLLCTAVSASAKGGASGPRLNNNQLYKFSYTTEVLVDKARGSRDTGHRISSDVDAFLVWRDPSNKDDQLIQLTISNVRLEPVSHRSAKKSVLHGSTVESVMGESKLAALTKPFMLHLRNGKAKAFYSYWAEPVTIKNLKRGLASLLQLQLSTGKVIENDVSGRCTVEYKAAQGQVTRTKNLETCKTAETGFTTHSQVLGVNRKSSSVTVFTLEDGFIRSAAAEEIHFLGVNVRRAVAARVVSRQTLTLTGTGAGPLEAAGKDAAGVVKSIDDKLAAVGIVAEKFTAQCKGCPSLFEHWQTEQKQLEPASLSKSMAPRSFLALIQSIRKASKDEILKVLTSASKTSLPQVVDAVTSSQTAASLDAMLQFLNFTDSKGLVLQERFLYACGFASHPNERMLQALLEISKGKIGSPDIKESVVIIMGALVHKLCKKGECNLPTVVQVKRLILDGPDSTQVASEVQMYLLALKNSLLPEAIPIFTKYAESEVGAYCTIALTSLQRYDFELMTDEVKQTVNRVYHQNRRIYEKNVRAAAADVILSSNPSYTEVRNLLLSIGNLPHEMNKYMLSKIQDILRFQMPASKIIRQAMKDMNSHNYNRFAKVGSSSSYSGFMAQSADVTSTYSLDILYSGSGILRRSNMNIYGASKGAMLHGLQVAIEAQGLESLIAATPDEGEEDLESFAGMSALLFDVQLRPVTFFKGYSDLMSKMFSMTGDPMNVVKGLILLTDHSEVIQLQSGLKASAEFQGGLAIDISGGMEISLWYRESKTSVNNRGALVVTGNVTVDMDFMRAGVEVSFETEVALDFMTTVQFSEYPFLVCMQMDKTTFPYSEHLTRYESLSSGKNVMTRKTKKELLPGSEFPLHQENSNMCKKIFDSSW; from the exons ATGTTACCTCTCGTTGTGTTCTTGCTTTGTACAGCTGTCTCAGCTTCTGCCAAAG GTGGGGCCTCAGGACCCCGGCTCAACAACAACCAGCTGTACAAATTCAGCTACACCACAGAGGTGCTGGTGGACAAGGCCCGGGGGTCGAGAGACACCGGACACAGGATTTCAAGTGATGTGGACGCCTTTCTGGTGTGGAGGGATCCGAGCAACAAGGACGACCAGCTGATCCAACTGACG ATCTCAAACGTGAGGCTGGAGCCTGTGTCCCATCGATCTGCGAAGAAGAGCGTCCTCCATGGATCAACAGTCGAAAGCGTTATGGGGGAAAGTAAACTGGCCGCTCTGACAAAACCTTTCATGTTGCATCTCAGGAATGGAAAG GCTAAAGCATTTTATTCCTACTGGGCTGAACCAGTCACCATCAAAAACCTGAAGAGAGGGCTGGCCAGCTTACTGCAGCTACAGCTCAGTACTGGGAAGGTCATCGAG AACGATGTGTCTGGACGGTGTACAGTCGAGTACAAGGCAGCTCAAGGTCAagtgacgagaaccaagaaccTGGAGACGTGTAAGACGGCAGAGACGGGATTCACCACACACAGTCAG GTTTTGGGTGTGAACAGGAAGTCCAGCTCTGTCACAGTGTTCACTCTTGAGGACGGTTTCATCCGCTCTGCTGCGGCTGAAGAAATCCACTTCCTGGGAGTTAATGTTCGCAGAGCTGTGGCAGCAAGAGTCGTGTCCAG GCAAACCCTCACGCTGACAGGCACTGGGGCTGGACCACTGGAAGCTGCTGGGAAAGATGCCGCCGGGGTCGTCAAGTCAATCGATGACAAACTGGCAGCTGTTGGTATCGTGGCTGAAAAGTTCACAGCCCAGTGCAAGGGTTGTCCATCA CTTTTTGAACATTGGCAGACTGAACAGAAGCAGCTGGAGCCAGCGAGCCTGTCCAAATCCATGGCTCCACGGAGCTTCCTGGCCCTCATCCAGAGCATTCGGAAGGCGTCCAAGGACGAGATCCTCAAAGTCCTGACGAGTGCCAGCAAGACATCTCT ACCTCAGGTGGTGGATGCTGTGACCTCCTCCCAAACCGCTGCGTCTCTCGATGCCATGCTTCAATTCCTCAACTTCACCGACTCCAAAGGTTTGGTCCTGCAGGAGAGATTTCTCTACGCCTGCGGCTTCGCTTCACATCCCAATGAGAGGATGCTCCAGGCTCTGCTG GAAATTTCTAAGGGAAAGATCGGCAGCCCTGACATTAAAGAGTCGGTGGTGATCATTATGGGAGCCCTGGTCCACAAACTGTGTAAGAAAGGAGAGTGCAACCTACCG ACCGTGGTGCAGGTGAAGAGGCTGATCCTGGACGGCCCTGACAGCACACAGGTGGCCTCCGAGGTGCAGATGTACCTGCTGGCTCTGAAAAACTCTCTGCTCCCCGAGGCCATTCCCATCTTCACCAAATATGCAGAGTCCGAGGTGGGAGCCTACTGCACCATCGCCCTCACCTCCCTGCAGAGATATGACTTCGAGCTCATGACCGATGAG GTGAAACAGACAGTGAACAGGGTTTACCACCAGAACCGACGGATCTACGAGAAGAACGTtcgagctgctgctgcggacGTCATCCTCAGTAGCAACCCGTCCTACACCGAGGTCAGGAACCTGCTCCTGTCCATCGGGAACCTGCCTCATGAAATGAACAAGTACATGTTGTCTAAGATCCAAGACATTCTCCGCTTCCAGATGCCTGCCAG CAAAATCATACGCCAAGCTATGAAGGACATGAATTCCCATAACTACAACCGGTTCGCTAAAGTTGGGTCATCATCTTCCTACTCAGGATTCATGGCTC AATCTGCTGACGTGACGTCCACATACAGTTTGGACATCCTGTACTCAGGCTCTGGGATCCTGAGGAGAAGCAACATGAATATTTATGGTGCCAGTAAAGGAGCAATGCTACATGGACTGCAG GTGGCAATTGAGGCTCAGGGTCTGGAGTCGCTGATCGCTGCCACCCCCGACGAGGGAGAGGAAGACCTGGAGTCGTTCGCCGGAATGTCGGCGCTGCTGTTCGATGTCCAGCTGAGGCCCGTCACATTCTTCAAGGGCTACAGTGACCTCATGTCGAAAATGTTCTCCATGACCGGGGATCCCATGAACGTAGTGAAGGGCCTCATCCTGCTGACTGACCACTCTGAG GTCATTCAGCTGCAGTCTGGTCTGAAGGCCAGTGCAGAGTTTCAAGGAGGGTTAGCCATCGATATCTCTGGAGGCATGGAGATCAGTCTGTGGTACAGAGAGTCCAAGACCAGCGTCAACAACAG agGAGCGCTCGTGGTCACTGGTAATGTTACAGTGGACATGGACTTCATGAGAGCAGGTGTGGAGGTCAGCTTTGAAACAGAGGTTGCGCTGGACTTCATGACCACTGTCCAGTTCTCTGAATATCCCTTCCTGGTGTGCATGCAGATGGACAAAACTACCTTCCCCTACAG TGAACACCTGACCAGATATGAAAGCCTGTCATCAGGTAAGAACGTGATGACGCGTAAGACCAAGAAGGAGCTGCTGCCCGGCTCTGAATTCCCTCTTCACCAGGAGAACTCGAACATGTGCAAGAAGATTTTTGACTCCAGCTGGTAG
- the LOC128437314 gene encoding uncharacterized protein C4orf54 homolog codes for MEAVEETLTYLHNTGLHRKLLPGDKGDKKKKELEDIKGHESNYVDLDMKPECAKTVKVTFTGEGNQLSVIKCDSSKQGTGDEQGEPPPETQLPDSDPGSETDARPLRDELDPSDCSEHVRSESDELQYTDMYLNSKTESDDGVSAVLSERSGSDTVEDESHYITTHEIQLTELDHDVDYDLGRGTCWEFEDDNLVYSFVDYASFESDETQEGTLILEGRSQGKPQANLGGAAVSTEQEESDLCASSDESLCNKPQGGDANTGKIHLSIKATSRAVNEPVCVPESLFSFVGPGARAGPLSDRAPYFIPAPGRQHLATKLRRNEYSSGASSSISELDDADKEVRNLTAKSFRSLACPYFDAINLSTSSESSMSEYGLNKWSAYVDWNYGNISRGGERSVIAHKTSSATLEMNNTVESKRHDTSTTDTESPQSKMYALNKRTTFQQVKDPVQAEQRGVTLNFHCNVEAPEGTRRPQCTKNPRSTEDSGAVSARAGCDMQCHLTESPGDTHNRAILASSLLKNVISKKMQFEKEREMERGDRQSRDRQRSLGRGFQRQSSESGSGLSVNSADDQHMEGSRPSSCGSADELRTNKAPEKSDKGQHECPKSSLNHSQSSAFNSLKADEPEPVKEAEPTAVSDTQHNAKEGLDPSSMLTKLLFVPSYQLHSKEKGFAEDMSHTAASGTAAGLQNFEKDEIGKGGKPPEIKIRLRTMKENKGCTLNIASLLTPKISYNSVNTSKAAGEAKCHILSATDKMPTFTVRDIRDTKCKFQMPIYRVRDVRKLVKSSYRFVSLDNSESKCSTAAEKLEEKGKTEPAKQLSPSPIVIKFHSVKTNVKSQGTEASQTQTETCDIAQSEHAPSHCVTSRVPPIVSKQLHADPNEPTIPKQAAIEKLRAAVKTMEQLYVFDRNEWKRKAQAPQPITESHVRSLIAREEQGGEQPEGASTERIPQATETGSRAVDVIQVPFNDDSFTTQSQQSQIFSNKSVLHLGNGNQARVSISSVRNSIPQSSAPQTSSTMKSSRAPAAPLSVKIEPPKQVQVQQGKVKIIPTNPTVTQGCPDSENYLTIPGMGYTSEIKLSKEGSQAHTGDGSIPEQRRSPLIMEYPATSIYHHSAMPTTTGPQPPQQVLCFSPTASSIREAAPQTQRKMLLDPTTGHYYMVDTPIQATTKRLFDPETGHYVDVPMTHSPASPVTPVPLSLSPLTLTPGAFAPTYMIYPSFIPSPTLQAQAVLPQSPCHSEDAGLYKMKHARSPRLETNTTGAESVYYTATGEAPQGPLQLPVSLGHVTSRGGGASSDRKPVISITTQQGPRIIAPPSFDGQTMSFVVEHR; via the exons ATGGAAGCAGTGGAGGAAACTCTCACTTACCTACATAACACCGGACTTCACAGGAAGCTGCTCCCAGGGGACAAGggggacaagaagaagaaggagctggaggacattAAAGGCCACGAGTCCAACTATGTGGATTTGGACATGAAACCGGAATGCGCAAAAACTGTGAAAGTGACTTTTACCGGCGAGGGGAACCAGCTGTCTGTCATCAAATGCGACAGCTCGAAGCAGGGCACCGGGGACGAACAGGGTGAGCCCCCACCGGAGACCCAACTTCCAGACTCCGACCCGGGCTCAGAGACCGACGCGCGGCCGCTCCGGGACGAGCTCGACCCGAGCGACTGCAGCGAACATGTGCGCAGCGAGAGCGACGAGCTCCAGTACACCGACATGTACCTGAACAGTAAGACCGAGTCCGACGACGGGGTCAGCGCCGTGCTGTCCGAGCGCAGCGGCTCCGACACCGTGGAGGACGAGTCCCACTACATCACGACGCACGAGATCCAGCTGACCGAGCTCGACCACGACGTCGACTACGACCTGGGCCGCGGCACCTGCTGGGAGTTTGAGGACGACAACCTGGTTTACTCCTTTGTGGATTACGCGTCTTTTGAGAGCGACGAGACGCAGGAGGGGACTCTGATCCTGGAGGGCAGGAGTCAGGGCAAACCGCAGGCTAATCTTGGGGGAGCGGCTGTCAGcaccgagcaggaggagagTGATCTGTGTGCCAGCTCTGATGAAAGCCTGTGCAACAAACCCCAAGGCGGAGACGCAAATACTGGGAAAATCCATCTATCCATAAAAGCCACCTCCAGAGCAGTGAACGAGCCGGTCTGTGTCCCTGAGAGCCTTTTCTCCTTTGTCGGTCCCGGCGCCAGAGCGGGGCCCTTGAGCGACAGGGCCCCATATTTCATCCCCGCGCCGGGCCGTCAGCACCTTGCAACCAAACTGAGACGGAATGAGTATTCGAGCGGAGCCTCCAGCTCCATTAGTGAGCTGGATGACGCGGATAAAGAGGTGCGTAATTTAACCGCCAAGTCTTTCCGCAGTCTGGCATGTCCGTACTTCGATGCCATTAATCTTAGCACCTCCAGCGAGTCCTCCATGTCGGAATATGGGCTAAATAAATGGTCAGCCTACGTGGACTGGAATTATGGAAACATATCTCGGGGGGGCGAGCGCAGCGTAATTGCGCATAAGACTTCCAGTGCAACACTGGAAATGAATAACACTGTGGAGAGTAAGAGACACGATACGTCCACTACAGACACGGAATCACCACAAAGCAAAATGTACGCACTGAACAAGAGAACGACTTTTCAACAAGTGAAAGATCCAGTTCAGGCAGAGCAGCGAGGAGTGACGCTGAATTTCCACTGTAATGTTGAAGCCCCTGAAGGCACCAGGCGTCCACAATGCACCAAGAACCCACGATCCACCGAGGACAGCGGGGCAGTGTCGGCCAGAGCAGGTTGTGACATGCAGTGTCATCTCACTGAGAGCCCGGGGGACACGCACAACAGGGCCATTTTAGCGTCAAGTCTGTtgaaaaatgtgatttcaaAGAAGATGCAGTTTGAGAAGGAGCGCGAAATGGAGAGGGGCGACAGACAGAGCCGGGACAGGCAGAGGAGCCTGGGAAGAGGCTTTCAAAGACAAAGCTCAGAGTCGGGCTCAGGACTAAGTGTTAACTCTGCTGATGATCAGCACATGGAGGGCAGCCGACCCAGCTCCTGTGGTTCTGCAGACGAACTGAGAACCAACAAAGCCCCAGAGAAGTCAGATAAGGGACAACATGAGTGTCCAAAGTCATCACTCAACCACAGTCAGAGCAGTGCATTCAATTCACTGAAAGCAGATGAGCCAGAACCGGTAAAGGAGGCTGAGCCCACAGCTGTaagtgacacacaacacaacgcaAAGGAAGGATTAGACCCCAGCAGCATGCTGACAAAACTGCTTTTTGTTCCAAGCTACCAGCTTCACTCAAAAGAGAAGGGTTTTGCAGAGGACATGAGCCACACAGCTGCCTCAGGCACAGCAGCCGGCCTGCAGAACTTTGAAAAAGATGAAATTGGAAAAGGGGGAAAACCGCCTGAGATCAAAATACGCCTGAGAaccatgaaagaaaataaaggttGCACATTGAACATTGCCAGCCTGTTAACCCCGAAAATAAGTTACAACTCTGTCAACACATCCAAGGCAGCAGGTGAAGCTAAATGCCACATTTTATCTGCCACGGATAAAATGCCAACCTTCACAGTCAGAGACATAAGAGACACCAAATGCAAGTTTCAAATGCCGATATATCGTGTCAGGGATGTGCGTAAACTGGTCAAAAGCTCATATCGCTTTGTTTCCCTGGATAATAGTGAGAGTAAATGTTCCACAGCAGCGGAGAAACTTGAGGAAAAGGGCAAAACGGAGCCAGCTAAACAATTATCACCATCTCCGATTGTGATTAAATTTCACTCTGTGAAGACAAATGTTAAATCACAGGGAACCGAAGCGTCACAGACCCAAACGGAGACATGTGACATAGCTCAAAGTGAACATGCACCATCACATTGCGTGACGAGCAGGGTGCCACCTATCGTTTCCAAGCAGCTCCACGCTGACCC GAACGAGCCCACGATACCGAAGCAGGCTGCGATAGAGAAGCTGAGAGCTGCAGTCAAAACCATGGAGCAGCTGTATGTGTTCGACAGAAATGAATGGAAGCGTAAAGCTCAAGCTCCACAGCCCATCACTGAAAGCCACGTGCGCTCGCTTATAGCCAGAGAGGAGCAAGGAGGAGAGCAGCCGGAGGGGGCGAGCACCGAGAGGATCCCTCAGGCCACAGAAACAGGGAGCAGAGCTGTTGATGTAATCCAGGTCCCATTTAACGACGACTCCTTTACAACACAATCCCAGCAGAGTCAAATATTTAGCAATAAAAGCGTCCTTCATTTGGGCAATGGCAACCAGGCACGTGTCAGCATCAGTTCAGTCAGAAACTCTATTCCCCAAAGCTCTGCGCCGCAAACATCGTCGACTATGAAAAGCTCCAGGGCACCGGCGGCTCCACTGTCGGTGAAAATAGAGCCCCCGAAACAGGTCCAGGTGCAGCAGGGAAAGGTCAAAATCATTCCCACTAATCCCACTGTCACACAGGGCTGCCCAGACTCCGAGAACTATTTAACCATCCCGGGGATGGGGTACACGAGTGAAATCAAACTCTCAAAGGAGGGGAGTCAAGCCCACACAGGTGACGGCAGCATACCTGAGCAGAGAAGGTCACCGCTCATCATGGAGTACCCGGCCACGAGCATCTACCATCACTCTGCAATGCCAACCACGACAGGGCCACAACCCCCCCAGCAGGTGTTGTGCTTCTCCCCCACTGCATCTTCGATCAGGGAGGCCGCCCCACAGACCCAGCGCAAGATGCTTTTGGACCCCACAACAGGACATTATTACATGGTGGACACGCCCATACAGGCCACCACCAAGCGACTGTTTGACCCCGAGACAGGCCATTATGTGGACGTACCCATGACCCATTCACCAGCGTCCCCTGTCACCCCTGTGCCTCTGTCCTTGTCCCCCCTGACACTGACCCCAGGAGCGTTCGCCCCCACCTACATGATCTACCCAAGCTTCATCCCCTCGCCAACTCTCCAGGCTCAGGCCGTGCTGCCACAGTCGCCGTGCCACTCCGAGGACGCAGGCTTGTACAAGATGAAACACGCCAGAAGTCCAAGGCTGGAAACGAACACGACAGGCGCGGAGAGCGTGTACTACACCGCGACGGGGGAGGCTCCGCAGGGGCCGCTGCAGCTACCTGTGAGTTTGGGACACGTGACCAGCAGAGGAGGCGGAGCCAGCTCAGACAGGAAGCCGGTCATCAGCATCACGACGCAACAAGGTCCAAGAATCATCGCCCCTCCTTCCTTTGACGGACAAACGATGAGCTTTGTGGTGGAGCATCGGTGA
- the LOC128434060 gene encoding leucine-rich repeat LGI family member 2, whose amino-acid sequence MTSAGQRLLVLLTLLCISGAAESKRNFKCPSGCACSKETIICVGPAHMPRTIPSDINSLSMVNGSIPEITEGMFALMPSLQLLLLNANSLTTIKDDAFSGLPHLEYLFIEGNKIETITKNALRGLRDLTHLSLANNKMSFLPRDLFFDLDSLLELDLRGNSFQCSCENKWLMTWLKNTNATVSDVFCAGSSEMKGKRLRDLPIPPGECMSTDFVRHQSIPIQSMSADIFSFKEDIYVAMAAPNTNSCVVMEWDHIEMNFRKFDNITGKSVVGCKSVLIDNHVLIIVTQLFGGSHVYKFDDQQNKFTKFQTIEVVNISKPNDIEVFQMDGDWYFVIVDSSKAGLSTLYKWIDQPDRNETGFNSYQFLHEWFRDTDAEFVQVDGKSYLILASRSQSPVIYLWNKSSLKFILHGEIQNVEDVVAVKAFREDGELYLATTCYIGDSKILKWANKLFTEVQALPSRGAMVLQPFSFRDRHYLALGSDYSFTQIYLWDAETKTFHKFKDIYVQSPRSFTVVTTDRRNFIFSSSFKGKSMVFEHITVDLSL is encoded by the exons ATGACATCCGCCGGGCAGAGGCTCCTGGTGCTCCTCACACTTCTCTGCATCAGTGGGGCGGCTGAATCCAAGAGGAATTTCAAATGTCCTTCAGGATGCGCCTGCTCCAAGGAGACCATCATCTGCGTGGGTCCGGCTCACATGCCCAGGACCATACCCAGCGACATCAACTCGCT GAGCATGGTGAATGGATCCATCCCTGAAATCACAGAGGGCATGTTCGCTCTCATGCCTTCTCTTCAGCTGCT gcTTTTAAATGCAAATTCTTTGACCACCATTAAAGATGATGCTTTCTCTGGTCTCCCACATCTTGAATATTT ATTCATTGAAGGCAACAAGATTGAAACAATCACCAAAAATGCCCTACGTGGTCTACGAGATTTGACTCATCT CTCCCTCGCCAACAACAAGATGAGCTTTCTGCCAAGAGATCTTTTTTTTGACTTGGATTCGTTGCTGGAACT GGATCTACGAGGCAACTCTTTCCAGTGCAGCTGTGAGAACAAATGGTTGATGACGtggctgaaaaacacaaacgcCACAGTGTCGGATGTCTTCTGCGCAGGGTCCAGTGAGATGAAGGGCAAGCGGCTCCGAGACCTTCCTATTCCACCGGGCGAGTGCATGTCCACAG ACTTTGTGCGTCATCAGTCCATTCCCATTCAGTCCATGTCAGCAGACATCTTCTCCTTTAAAGAGGACATCTATGTGGCGATGGCTGCTCCCAACACCAACAGCTGCGTGGTCATGGAGTGGGATCACATCGAAATGAACTTCAGAAAATTTGACAATATCACAG GGAAGTCGGTTGTGGGATGTAAGTCGGTCCTGATCGACAACCACGTCCTGATAATTGTCACCCAGCTCTTTGGTGGATCCCACGTTTATAAGTTTGACGATCAACAAAACAAGTTCACCAAGTTTCAAACTATTGAGGTCGTCAACATCTCCAAGCCTAATGACATCGAGGTCTTCCAAATGGACGGTGATTGGTATTTTGTGATTGTGGACAGCTCCAAGGCTGGACTGTCCACTCTGTACAAGTGGATCGACCAGCCAGACCGCAATGAAACTGGTTTTAACTCCTACCAGTTTCTCCACGAGTGGTTTCGCGATACGGACGCTGAGTTTGTTCAAGTGGACGGGAAGTCCTACCTCATCTTAGCCAGTCGATCTCAGTCCCCTGTCATCTACCTGTGGAACAAAAGCTCCCTGAAGTTCATTCTCCATGGTGAGATTCAGAATGTCGAGGACGTGGTGGCGGTCAAAGCGTTTCGGGAGGACGGAGAGTTGTACCTGGCCACGACCTGCTACATCGGGGACTCCAAAATCCTCAAGTGGGCCAACAAGCTGTTCACGGAGGTGCAGGCTCTGCCGTCTCGAGGAGCGATGGTCCTCCAGCCGTTCTCCTTCAGGGACAGACACTACCTCGCCCTCGGCAGCGACTACTCCTTTACACAGATCTACCTCTGGGACGCGGAGACCAAAACCTTTCACAAGTTCAAGGACATTTACGTGCAATCGCCTCGGTCCTTTACAGTTGTCACCACAGACCGCAGGaatttcatcttctcctccagcttcaAGGGCAAATCCATGGTTTTTGAGCATATTACTGTCGATTTGAGCCTATAG